In the Vogesella sp. XCS3 genome, TACGAGGAGGAGAAACTATCTCTGGCACGCAAAGCGCTCGATGCGGTGGTAGTGATTACCTCGGCCAAATCTGGTCTCATCGAAATTAATGTTGATGATCATGACCCGCAATTCGCTGCCCGATTGGCCAATGCCTATGTGGTGGAGCTCAAGCGGCTTAATCAGAATCTGGCAGTAACCGATGCGGCTAAACGGCGCATGTTTTTCGAGAAGCAGCTGCAGGAAGTCAAACAGAACCTGGCTAAGGCGGAGTTAGGTCTTGAGTCACTGCAAAAGAAAACCGGTCTGGTATTGCCGGAAGGCCAAGTCGGCATGGTTCTGAAAACAGTGACCGAGCTAAAAGCTAAAATAGCTGCAAAAGAAGTTGAAATTGTTGCCATGCGCAGTTTTGCCACAGAAAAAAACCCTGATTTTGTTCGCGCTCAGGAAATGCTGGCAGCCATGAAGAGGCAGTTGGCCGCATTGGATGATAGTGGGGGTGAGGGGAGTTTATCGGTGGGAGCCAAAAGTCTTCCGCAAGATGGTCTTGCCTATATCCGTGCTGTTCGAGAAGTCAAGTATAACGAGGCCTTGCTGGAGCTGATGGCTAAACAGTACGAGTTTGCCCGCGTAGAAGAGGGGCGTGACAGTTCCATGATCCAAGTGCTGGATGTGGCAACTGCGCCCGATCAGAAATCGAAGCCCAAACGTTCGCTGATTGTGATGTCTGGCGTGCTGCTGGGCTTGATGCTGGGCGTGTTGACCGTATTTATCCGCCCCTTTGTTGCCAAACTGCGCGCTAACTAGTCAGGTCTTGTGCCGGTCATCAGGGTGCAACCCACTGACTGCATTGTGGCTTTGATTTTTTTTGCTTGCATTTTTGATTGTAAGTCAATGGAAATTTACCTGTTTTTCGCAAGTCTTGTGTGCTCGCTGGTAGTGGCGATGCTGATTATTCGATACCAGCATTTGCACGAGCGTTTTTCGCTTGACCACGATCTGGCAGGGGTGCAGAAGTTTCATGTCACTCCCACGCCGCGTATCGGTGGGGTGCCGGTGTTTGGTGGCTTTGTTGCTGGTGCCTTGGTCTACGGCTTTCAATCGGATTTTGCAGAAATCGGTTTGTTGTTGGCCGCCTCATTGCCTGTGTTTGTGGCTGGTTTGGTGGAGGATCTCACCAAGCGTGTCAGCCCTATGGTGCGCTTGCTGGCGGCTTTCTTGTCCGCGGGTCTGGGGGTGATGTTGCTGAACGCAGTACTGGTGCGCCTGGGTTTGCCGCTGGTCGATGGCGTATTGCTAGCTTACCCGCCCCTGGCGGTGTTGGTGACAGTGTTCGCCGTGGGCGGCGTGTGCCATTCGGTAAACATTATTGATGGCTACAATGGTTTGATGGGGGGGGTAAGTGTGTTGGCATCGCTGGCATTCGCTTACGTGTCCTACCAGCTGGGTGATGGCTTGCTGTTTTCGGTGTCGCTGTCCCTTGCAGCCGCCTTGCTGGGCTTTCTGGTGTGGAACTTTCCGCGCGGCCTGATTTTTGCCGGTGATGCGGGAGCGTACTTTGTCGGTTTCATGCTGGCAGAGCTTGCGGTGCTGCTGGTTGCCCGTCATCCGCAAACGCTATCGCCATGGTTTCCATTGCTGGTACTGATTTATCCGATTTTCGAGACGGTCTTTACGATCTTGCGCCGTCGTCAGCGCAAAGTGGCGGCAGGCTTGCCTGATAGCATGCACTTTCATCAGGTGGTGTACAAGCGCCTGGTACGCTGGATGATCGGTCGACGTAACGCCAAGTATCTGCTTAAGCGCAACAGTATGACTGCGCCCTACCTGTGGGCCATGGCCTTGCTAACGGTCTCTCCGGCCATGCTGTTCTGGCAGTATGAGTGGGTTTTGCAGTTG is a window encoding:
- a CDS encoding Wzz/FepE/Etk N-terminal domain-containing protein yields the protein MNNNQDNVKDLDNEIDLKMLVAQLWQGRAIVLSAVVAGGAIALAISLSIRPVYTASASILPPQQQASGLSAALGSLGAMAGVAAGGALKNPNDLYVAMMKSQTVSDRLIAQFDLKARYEEEKLSLARKALDAVVVITSAKSGLIEINVDDHDPQFAARLANAYVVELKRLNQNLAVTDAAKRRMFFEKQLQEVKQNLAKAELGLESLQKKTGLVLPEGQVGMVLKTVTELKAKIAAKEVEIVAMRSFATEKNPDFVRAQEMLAAMKRQLAALDDSGGEGSLSVGAKSLPQDGLAYIRAVREVKYNEALLELMAKQYEFARVEEGRDSSMIQVLDVATAPDQKSKPKRSLIVMSGVLLGLMLGVLTVFIRPFVAKLRAN
- a CDS encoding glycosyltransferase is translated as MEIYLFFASLVCSLVVAMLIIRYQHLHERFSLDHDLAGVQKFHVTPTPRIGGVPVFGGFVAGALVYGFQSDFAEIGLLLAASLPVFVAGLVEDLTKRVSPMVRLLAAFLSAGLGVMLLNAVLVRLGLPLVDGVLLAYPPLAVLVTVFAVGGVCHSVNIIDGYNGLMGGVSVLASLAFAYVSYQLGDGLLFSVSLSLAAALLGFLVWNFPRGLIFAGDAGAYFVGFMLAELAVLLVARHPQTLSPWFPLLVLIYPIFETVFTILRRRQRKVAAGLPDSMHFHQVVYKRLVRWMIGRRNAKYLLKRNSMTAPYLWAMALLTVSPAMLFWQYEWVLQLFCILFIATYVWLYRRIVRFRSPRWLVYRKVVHDKEHYAPHD